TTGTACCTCTTAAGTACGTACTTAAGGTAATATTTCATTCGAATGGGTTTGGTCACGTTGGAGCTATTTTTGTACTTTGGCAGCCGCCTCACAGGAACAATTAATTAGAATCTTTATTACACAGAATATAGGGAACAAATCTGAGTGACGAGCACAAACCAGTTTGTGGATTTGTGAGTGCGAGAGAATATTAAGCTTTTTTGTTCGTTATAAAATTaaccattttgttttttctaaGATGACTGAGTGGAATTGGCCATATGCATATGGATGGCCAAAGTAATAAATAACGAAAAAGGTCAAAGGAGTCTCGGAGTTGAcgttaataaaaattattatttatttggattaatttattattctaactaAAGAACCTGACCTAAGATTTAGTATACAATATGTAACGGAAACACCGTCCGATCCATTAAGGTGTTAATTGGTATCGAGTTAAGATTCcatttgtgtaataattttcataaaatattataaaaaaaataacccatgaaaaataaatacaaaatttacaaaaataaaatagcttacaTGGCAATCCGAACTGCAGTGTAGAGGGTACGCGGGAGGGGTTAGAGATGCGCCGGCACGCGTAGCGACGTCATAAGGTCATGACCCCCAGCGTCTTAAAAAAAGCCGCGCGCCGACAGAGTGTTAACGCTTTTTGAAAACCCCGTTGTAGGGTAAATCATTGCTAAActtattgactttaaaaatcgataaaaaaattgtttttattaattacgtaattttgatACTTGTTTTGGTAATGTTGTTAAAGCTACTTTATGACCCTTTCGGATCGGACGGTGTTTTTGTTACATAttgtatatgtcaacgtgaaattgtgaactctgtcagtttataatataacgcgttagattgtaaactaacagtgggttaggttaggttagattgtaatttaactacgtcagattataatctgacggaattcacaattttacggtgacataataTATAAGGCAAGTGATATTAAGCTTCCCGCTAAGCGACGTCGCCGGtcagagcctggatgcgggcggcgcaggctGGGTcttagtggaaatccttgagggaggcctttgtccagcagtggacgtcatttggctgaaacgaacgaataagcTTCCAAATTGACGGCGAGACTACTATTCCGAAGCGGGATGAACAATGCAGCTGCCGCTGGCACTGAAATATTACGTAGAAATCTACACTGATTTAATGAGGAAAGATTTGATAGTTTGTTTGCATTGATAGGTTCCTATgcgctgagtgtgagtttacatcaaacgtcctcactagtaagaagcgcgtttgatgtaaactcacactcagccctctttATTTAAGAGGGCCTCACACTAAGCACTCTGGACCGggttgaaaaattatttcaccttTAGAACCCTACATTATCCCTGATGTACTGATAGGATTAGAATATTTTCAAGAAAGTTATGGATCCGTATGAAAACTTCAAAGAACACAATGCAACCGCTGCATGTGCCATCTTAGCTGCTTTATGCAGCCCGTTTCGGAACAGTACCATAAAGGaactttacatattttttacttaagaataattctaaagcttcaaccagacctacgcgtgcagatcgccatcgccggcgcgatcatcaTAGGCCCATgacatgacagtccgcgcgacctgacTGGCCtagtgatcgcgccggcgatggcgatctgcaagCGTTGGTGTGGCTGAAGCATAATTTggtaagatttttaaaataacatttataaaTTGAATGCCACTTATTATCAAATTACAGTGACAGGGAAGTATGGACCAGATGTTTCCCTAAACGAGTTCATCAGGAATGTGGCGGAGCTACGGGGAACCAAGGCCATGTGCCACGAAGGTGGCTGCGGGATCTGCATCGTGGCTGTACGAGCGGCACTACCACCTACGAATGAAGTCAGGACCTTTGCCGTAAACTCAGTAAGTTACACGATTTTTTATCTGactttaacgggactattcccacctctctttcccaccactaaAACTACTGTGTAGCCGGGAtcaacagcttgaccgccaataaaaacccaaccagtgaaggtcaagtttttcccgggggagagttaaactgtcattggacccgcaacgaaattaatcagaagaacataggaggagttcgaagttaaggttcgacttccctccgttgcaaagcggatgacaggtgacaaacaaagtagtaacctttatgaaaaagGTATTTTATCTAACTTGCCGTTGATCCTGTAGAGTAGAATAAAATCACTCCCGATCTACATGCTCCATAGTtacttactcgtataatatCACATCTCCCCTACCCGTCTGGCCTGCGTGTAGAGTGTAGGCCACAATAGGCCAATATTATCTTATCTATCTTCTGAGTTCAGTAAGTTACATTGACTCTACTTACTTTTGTCGTATGGTGTGGTTTCGAGAGAAAAACAATGTCACTTCCAAACTTTCCACAGATAATATAAAAGGCAACTATGAGACAAAAAGAAAACTCACCAGTAGTCAGTGTCACTCCCCGTGTTGGCTATTTCTTCCGTTTGACAAGAAATTAGAGAcagccttagattaataaaacctagatagatagtcagtgcacgaaaggtgaggcagattttagtaagccagaatggcttactcgtaaacgtcacatgaactgtcaaagtgaaaaattggtaaacacgtccgacgacttttaattaattaagacggtttgtgctgtgaaagggtgtctaaatacatcagaaaaactaaagaaagtgaccagtgttacatttcataagtaagtactacgattcgacgcgtattttgcttgaatttggctttcaaaaattaaatacgggaatgataccagtaacaagaaaatttatttcccaattgttcgccgtacaaatacacttccttttttatgaaatcgagacttttcagtcgatttatcttattgtaattaggtaggtactttgaattcaataaataaataagtacatgatgcgttttgtttttgttagttataaaataattaaaaacgtattaaaaatttccctactttcgggaaaatcgccttcactgtctacactccccaacaaaattgacactaatgacataagatttttgcctcactcttgacgaagcgtttgtatgaagactatccatctaggttttattaatctaaggagACAGCCGCATCCCTTCTACAGTCAAtacaaaattatgatgatgattttttagaCCATTTATAGTTATAAGACCTAaaaataagtatatttaaaCCTATTATTTGGTACAAGCTTTTTTAGCTTTAGTGGGCAAAAtgagtatttttttcatgaaaggATTATTCTTTTCGTTATTCACATACAGAAAGCAGAAACTATTCAGAGCGACGCACTTAATAATGTTGAAAATTGTATGGGACTTGCGCAAATAGCAAAAGTGACATTATTAAATTTTCCGAGTTTAAATCTAGAAAATGACCGCAAAACCAACTATGCTTGGCATTTCACCAATTCCGGCTTTGTGTGTTTTAGGCCTTAATATacgggaaaaaatattgttaccTAATAGCGCtttgttttaatatattttgtgttaggataacaattaattttaatttgtatgtttcCGTAAGGAATATTACTTAGGTACGTATTTTTATAAGATATTACGATTGTGACTTTTTACTAAGAGAAAAtggtaggtaagtaagttagAAAGactaagattattttgtgttctttTACGGGCCTATTCCCACCTCACGTTCCCAGATTATGATTGTCATGCAACATTTTTAGGTACTGCcaacataaataaattctcAAAATTCTAAACGTTTAACTAAActgatataatttttacaaaaaaaggtTTGCATTCTTTACCGTGCCCTAATTACTTTCCGGAAAACTCTGAATTGAAGTCCTAATTAATACAACATTGCTTCCAGTGCCTTGTTTCTGTCCTCTCGTGCCACGGTTGGGAAGTGACGACTGTGGAGGGGGTGGGGAACAGGACAGAAGGGTACCATGACATCCAGACCAGATTGGCCAAGTTTGGTGGCACGCAGTGCGGATTCTGCACGCCTGGATGGATTATGAATATGTACAGGtagaacataatatttttttattattataaaagccTTGCCCTAGAATTCTACTCAGATTATACGAGTATTTCAGCAGAAGGTTGCATGAGTTCTATGTTgaataagtatttaatatttagCGTGAGTGTACAAAATCTACGAGGATTAACAAAAAATTACCCACGATCACTAAACGTATGTTCATACATACTTGGTTACGTCATCGTAAACACATTAAATCTGTATCCGTATAAAACACTATCGTTTATTACCGTAGAAGTAACAATAAACCATAATAAATACCACCATGCCATGTAAAATCCTGGGAATATAAATGCTAAATAGGTACCAATTTTGTTTTTCCATCTTTCAGCTTACATGAATCAAAACGCAAAGACATGACAATGGAAGAAATCGAAAACTCTTTTGCTGGCAATATTTGTAGATGCACCGGTTACCGACCTATCGCCGATGCATTTAAATCTTTCGCCAAAGACGCTGATCAGAAGTTATTAGACAAAATTGTAGATTTAGAAGACTTAGCTATTTTGAAACCATGCGGTGTCAACTGCAAAGAATCTTGCAAGCATAAATGTAAAGATGTAAATGGAATTAGTAATGAAGAATGGTGCATATTGTCTAAAGGAGATGCTGAGACAATCGTGGTAGATTGTGGGACTCACAAATGGTACAAAGTTTACAAATTGGaagaaatattcaaaataatggaAAACGGGGATTATAAACTTATTGCTGGCAACACAGGACAGGGTATGATAATAATACTAAGTATGATTAGATTTTGCTCCACGGTATGATCGAAGCTTTACGTGTTTCTTCATTTTTGTAGCTTCTTGGAAGATTTGAATatgaaagtaaaatttaattttcaggaGTGTACCACGTGTCTAAGTACCCGAAGAATGTCATAGACATATTCAATGTAAAAGAACTGAAAGATTACTACGTTGATGTTAATCTTGTACTGGGCGCTGGGATAACACTGTCAGACATGATGAATTTGTTCATAAAGTTTTCTACTGATAGCCAAGACTTCTTATATTTGAAACAGCTTTATGATCACATGGATTTAGTTGCTCATTTGCCGGTTCGAAATGTAAGTAATTCTgagttaaataattataaagtaaTAATAAGGCAGCAATTAATAACATTGTCTGTGGTGTCTCCAATAACTaagatattacaaaaataatgtgGAAACAAGATCTCTGAGAAACGTCTTTCCGCAGCATCTTAAATGAATTGCCCAACCTTTATCAGAATCCTAAGTTTCATTGACTTGAAATTGCCAGTggtaaaaaatattacgtaatgATTATTATTGTCTTTTCACAGATTGGAACTATCGGTGGAAATTTACACTTGAAGTATCAAAATAATGAGTTTCCATCGGACTTGTTTCTGCTATTTGAAACCGTTGGAGCTATGATTACTATAGGTAATTTACTTTTACTACTTTTTAACTGAGATATTTGCTTTGATCTTTATCCTGAACTAATATTATCTCGTCGTCTCGTTTCTTTTGACACCTATTTTTGatctctttatttatttatagatctGAAAACGCTTTTCTTTAGTTATTTTTGAGAGAAATggttgaataataataataggcttatttttcttacctaacagttatttatttacacaatcTACTTTACTTAAAATACAACCTTGAAGCAATAAATCTtctgaaaatattatttgctgGAAACGTAAAATAGTTTTCTGAAGACAAATCCTTTGTTGACTTTTAATAGCGCAAGGAAATGGAAAACAAACAACGGTAACTTTTCCTGAGTTTTTGACAAGCGAGATGAAAGGGAAGATAATACTTTCCATAAGTTTGCCGCCGCTCTCTCAGTACTGTGCTGTAAAAACATTCAAGGTAGACGTGttctgtaatatttttattaaaaatataatgattTATCGTCTTAAAAGTTACTTCACTCGTCCATAATAAATGAATTCCATCAAATTCCAGATTATGCCAAGATCTCAAAACGCACACGCAGTCGTCAATGCTGGTTTCCTATTTCAATGTGAACCTAATTCAAGCAAAGTCAAAAGAGCCAGAATAGTCTATGGAAACATTTCCAAAACTTTTATACACGCTTCGAAAACTGAAGCAATATTAGTTGGGAAAGATCTTTACGAAGAAGTAACTTTACAACTAGCTTTGAAGACGGTTTACGACGAAGTAGTTCCTGAAGACTTTCCACCGGAGCCTTCTTCTGATTACAGACGTATGTTAGCAGTGACCCTTTTTTATAAAGTAAGTTTTGTCACATTATGATAGAGTTCAAAATTGTAGGCttccttttaaataatttgctaTCAGACCCTAATATCCCTCCAACAAAATAAAAGCATACCTAGCAGttactacataaataatttgaatcttTTCAGGCAATACTATTCTTATGCCCAAAAGATAAAGTAAATCCAAAATACATATCAGGGGGAGAAGCAATGAAACGATCTACGTCTCATGGAACCCAAATATATGACACTGATAAAACCGTTTGGCCTGTTAATCAACCAATACCTAAAATGGAAGGCTTAGTACAGTGTAGTGGAGAGGCCATATTTGCTAATGACCTTCCAAGGCAAAATAATGAAGTTTTTGGTGCGTTCGTAAAAGCCAACGCTCCACCTGGAAGTATCATTGAAGGATTTGACATGTCAGAGGCGTCAGTAAGTATAAATCAATATTCAATATTCACAAGCGTTATAACATCTATCAAAATTATACCCTAGGCATCAAATTTTTTGTACCATGAATACATACAAATTCGCTTACTGATTACAGAAATTACCGGGAGTCATCAAATTATATTCGGCCAAAGACATACCTGGAATAAATAACTTCACCCCTCCGATCATTCCACTTTTAGCTGGTGTAGAGGAAGTTTTATGCACGAATGAAGTTAAATATTTTGGTCAACCTGCTGCTATCATTGTTGCCGAAAGAGAAAAAACAGCAGTCAAAGCTGCTGAACTAGTCAAAGTAAAATATAAATCAGCGACCAATAGAAAACCTCTAATAACTATTAAAGATGTTCTAAAATCCAATGACTCAGAGGCAAGAATACATAAAGATATTGTTATTCAACCTGAAAATATCGGGAAAAATGTAAAACATGTTATCAAAGGAGAATTTACGTTAGGTTCCCAATATCATTTTCAAATGGAAACTCAAACTAGTGTTGTCATTCCTAGTGAAGATGGAATGGACGTATATGCTGCTACACAATGGCTGGATTTAACTAATGTGGCCATTGCTAAATGCCTTAACATTTCagtaaataagtaagtttgttatAATGATATACCTAGCTGGCTACTTAAAACATAAATCTTACGTcgtaaattatgaaataaaataaggcgtattaattattattttttatttatttttagagtaAATGTAGTCGTTCGTCGATTAGGTGGAGCTTATGGTGCAAAGGTAACACGGGCTACGCACATTGCCTGTGCTGCTGCAATTGTTTCACATCTTCAAGGGAAACCGTGCAGATTTATTTTACCTGTAGAAACTAATATGAAATCCGTAGGAAAACGTGCATCATCAAATTGTAAATATGAGGTAATTAATGAACAAATACTTAGGTACATTTAAATatcaacaaataataattaaagataTTTAAGTGTACCTACATTTCTTTTTTTAGATAGGCGTTGATGACGATGGAAAAATCCAATATTTGAAAAACGTGATGTATTCAGATAGCGGTATTTCattcaatgaaaatatgacTTATATCTTAATACAATTCTTTAAAGCCGGTTATGATTCAAAAAGTTGGTACATGGAGGGAAACAGTGTCATAACTGATACACCATCAACAACATATTGTAGAGCCCCATGTATGTATGGCTTTTTAATGGAAATGTTTAGCATTTAAAAGCCTTACTTAATTTCTtatataaacattttatttttattacaggtTCAACTGAAGGTGTAGCAATGATAGAAAATATGATGGAACAAATAGCTTTTACTGTTAAAAAAGATTCAAATGACGTTAGGTTATTGAACATTGATGCAAAAGACAAAATGATTCCGGATATGATTGAACAACTAAAAAAATCTTCCAACTTTGATGAAAGAACCgaagaaattaaaacttttaatgaTCAAAATCGATGGAGAAAGAGAGGACTGAAGCTGGTCCCACTAACGTATGAACTAGAGTATTTTGGACCTTTCTACTCGTTAGTTTCTATTTTTCACGCTGATGGTACTGTTGCTATTACACACAGTGGTATAGAAATGGGTCAAGGCATTAATACTAAAGCAGCCCAAGTGTGTGCTTACGTTTTGGGAGTGCCTCTTGAAAAAGTCAGTGTTAAACCTAGTTCAAGCACTATCACACCAAACGCTATGGTAACCGGTGGTAGTATTGGGAGTGACTGTATAGCACTGTCTACAATGAAAGCATGTGAATTAATTGCAAAAGCACTAGAACCTATCAAGAAAAATATGCCAAATGCATCATGGGAAGAGGTAGTTCAAAAAGCATACGAGTCGGGCATTAATTTACAGCAAtcttattgttttaataatggtGGAGAGTTAAAAAAATACGATATTTATGCTGTATGCGCTTTGGAAGTAGAAATTGACATTTTGACTGGAAACCAAGATGTGAAAAGAGTCGATTTACTCGAGGATACTGGCAGGAGTTTGAATCCAGAAATTGATGTTGGACAAGTCAGTATTTTTACACATTTGCCTATACTCATTCGTACTTgaaaattttgttattataaatgATATACCTACTATTATCTAAAGTTTGAGACCCGGACCCTAAAAGTTATGTCAAGGcagatattttcatttttcaagtaataaattaatcatgATCAAGACACATtgtgacttatttttatttctctcAGATAGAAGGTTCTTTCGCCATGGGCTTGGGCTATTGGACTTCAGAACATCTTGTTTATGACGATTCTTCTGGAGATCTGTTAACCGATCGCACTTGGACATACAAACCTCCTGGCATTAAAGATATACCAGCGGACTTGAGGATATATTTTCAGAGGAATAGTAGAAATGATTTTGGAGTTCTTCAATCTAAAGGTCAGTTATTCCCTGGTGTGAAGAGACGTTAGAGTAGTAAAACAGTTACCTAGTTTTTGAATTGCATCGTTTAAGTCTTAGTGCGAAATGGATACTTCCATTGCACTTAGGAATAACTTACAAATGGTGTCGTAATCCTATAAAGTTCGTTCCTTTTCATTATTCTTCGGTTCGGATTCGTTTTACAAACCCAATGGGACCATAGTCATTTTATTAGGGAAGTAGTTCATTATTATTCCGGGTCGCATCCGAACTGTGGTAACGTTGTAAAAGTGTACGAATACATTTATATCGGCGAATTACGTGAGAAATGCATTACCAATAGGGTTacctattattttatatttttactgtgtacgagcatttatcaaattaaatactggaaaactcaaaaataattcaatttttgTAAATGAGAAATACACCAAAAGTCAATAAAAAGATTACGTCGTATCGCAAAAGTTTAGTTCTATTTATACATTAATGATTCCACACTACTATTTGTAGGACtcatgctcgttttcaccatcaatccctaatttttaagtgacccctatgataacACATAAAcaagcattttgttttcatagaggtcacataaaaattggggattgatggtgaaaacgggcatcaatcAAACaccaacataattataataagatGCCACATTACTATGGGACTTACGAccataataacaataattatgaCTAAACTAGTAAAGGGATTGTAACTTATTTCTTTTTCTCTTCTATTCTTACAGCTACTGGTGAACCAGCGTTTTGTCTAGCAACAGTGATAATACACGCCATACGAGAAGCAGTTCGCTCTGCAAGGCTAGACGCAGGGTATAAAGACGAATGGTTTGATATGGGTAAGCATTTTTACTATCTACTCGTATCTACATGCTGAAATTacaatcgttggcatccttttaaaatgagTCTCCACACACAGGTGTCATAAGTAGAGACTCACTTTAAAATGGTGAAAGTATAATTGTTACTTTCACCaacaaatatgagacaaatctaaTGAGTTAAAATGGCATAAATACCTAAAACCTTGCAAAACCGCATacttaatacaaataaatttattattattgagcTCCATTGTTTTcgcattttttttagtttattaaacGTTATAATGTAATGacaattattttctaaaatactAATTCCTTTCAGAAAATCCTTGCACGGTGGAAAATATCTTCAAAGCTGTTGGACACAAATTAGACGATTTTAGGTTAAAATAAACTTCACTGGTTTTGTTACAACCACGAATTGATAACTTTAAGCGATACCAAAATTTCAGTTGTTTGCTTTGAGGTATTTAGTGTTAATTAGTTCTTTATTTAATACTGAAATAAATTGTTGCTTAACCGAAATCCTTATTTTGCTGTTTTAGTAAGCACGCGTTCGTACCTAGTAATCACAGATCCAAGTATGTGATTTGACATAACTTTTTCTAAGGATTGCCCTGTGGTAAGTAATTGGTAATTGTACCATTCATAAAAATTGTCGTACCTAGGTACCTAATCATATCGAGCAAAAGGTATTCCTGTGAACGTGGATAAAATAAGGTTTTTGTACAAAATTTTCTCAAGTTAACCAACCAAAGCAGTAAAGGCCCAGATTGTCGGCCTCCCAAATTGAATAAAACTAGGGTCGCCTTAGCTCAAATTTCGCAAAACTTGCAAAAAGTTATGCCCAATCCTTTTTATTAATTCGACCTACGGATGTCACTCGAAGATAGAGGGCCAGGATGGTTTTAGGGACTTAGTAGCTTTGGCTACTAAAAAGTAAGGTTTGAGGGAATAAATCTTATTAATTTAGTGTTAGTATCATTCTTTCAAAGTTGTCAAAAGTTAATCACGTGTATTCACTTTGTGTATTGAGCGAAACCTTTAGATTATGTTATAAGGAACATAGTGACTGTTATAAACTAGAAACTACAAGTTATTTGTGGTGAGAAAAGTTGTTGAAAGTGTAAAAGAACTTTGTAGAGATGAGTTTGTAAAGATAAGGAATATAAATACGAACCATGTTGACACCACGAATCTGTGTTGAATCTTTTTCACGAACATAAAACATGAAAGGAACCAAAGGCCCTTTTATTTGGAACGAAACTTTCAGAAATCATGATAATATTCGGTTATAATACCTacaagtaaatattaatttcaaaattaaacgTTTCCATAATGTTACGTTAAAATTGTTTCGAATCATTAATATCAGATTAAAGTTCCAAAAGGAACAAATAAACTTACGCAAAAGCAATAAATCTTGAGGCATACTCgaactttgaaattaattaaaggcTGCCATATTTTTAATTCACAA
This genomic stretch from Ostrinia nubilalis chromosome 14, ilOstNubi1.1, whole genome shotgun sequence harbors:
- the LOC135078171 gene encoding uncharacterized protein LOC135078171, which translates into the protein MSIIFKINGRQFEVTGKYGPDVSLNEFIRNVAELRGTKAMCHEGGCGICIVAVRAALPPTNEVRTFAVNSCLVSVLSCHGWEVTTVEGVGNRTEGYHDIQTRLAKFGGTQCGFCTPGWIMNMYSLHESKRKDMTMEEIENSFAGNICRCTGYRPIADAFKSFAKDADQKLLDKIVDLEDLAILKPCGVNCKESCKHKCKDVNGISNEEWCILSKGDAETIVVDCGTHKWYKVYKLEEIFKIMENGDYKLIAGNTGQGVYHVSKYPKNVIDIFNVKELKDYYVDVNLVLGAGITLSDMMNLFIKFSTDSQDFLYLKQLYDHMDLVAHLPVRNIGTIGGNLHLKYQNNEFPSDLFLLFETVGAMITIAQGNGKQTTVTFPEFLTSEMKGKIILSISLPPLSQYCAVKTFKIMPRSQNAHAVVNAGFLFQCEPNSSKVKRARIVYGNISKTFIHASKTEAILVGKDLYEEVTLQLALKTVYDEVVPEDFPPEPSSDYRRMLAVTLFYKAILFLCPKDKVNPKYISGGEAMKRSTSHGTQIYDTDKTVWPVNQPIPKMEGLVQCSGEAIFANDLPRQNNEVFGAFVKANAPPGSIIEGFDMSEASKLPGVIKLYSAKDIPGINNFTPPIIPLLAGVEEVLCTNEVKYFGQPAAIIVAEREKTAVKAAELVKVKYKSATNRKPLITIKDVLKSNDSEARIHKDIVIQPENIGKNVKHVIKGEFTLGSQYHFQMETQTSVVIPSEDGMDVYAATQWLDLTNVAIAKCLNISVNKVNVVVRRLGGAYGAKVTRATHIACAAAIVSHLQGKPCRFILPVETNMKSVGKRASSNCKYEIGVDDDGKIQYLKNVMYSDSGISFNENMTYILIQFFKAGYDSKSWYMEGNSVITDTPSTTYCRAPCSTEGVAMIENMMEQIAFTVKKDSNDVRLLNIDAKDKMIPDMIEQLKKSSNFDERTEEIKTFNDQNRWRKRGLKLVPLTYELEYFGPFYSLVSIFHADGTVAITHSGIEMGQGINTKAAQVCAYVLGVPLEKVSVKPSSSTITPNAMVTGGSIGSDCIALSTMKACELIAKALEPIKKNMPNASWEEVVQKAYESGINLQQSYCFNNGGELKKYDIYAVCALEVEIDILTGNQDVKRVDLLEDTGRSLNPEIDVGQIEGSFAMGLGYWTSEHLVYDDSSGDLLTDRTWTYKPPGIKDIPADLRIYFQRNSRNDFGVLQSKATGEPAFCLATVIIHAIREAVRSARLDAGYKDEWFDMENPCTVENIFKAVGHKLDDFRLK